From uncultured Desulfobacter sp., the proteins below share one genomic window:
- the tnpB gene encoding IS66 family insertion sequence element accessory protein TnpB (TnpB, as the term is used for proteins encoded by IS66 family insertion elements, is considered an accessory protein, since TnpC, encoded by a neighboring gene, is a DDE family transposase.), producing the protein MFSPTQNLKIHIALGSTDMRKAIDGLSILVSEKLNLDPFSGHMFVFCNRKRNILKILYWDRNGFCLWHKRLEKDYFQWPKSKEEILTIGAKELSWLIDGLSIRQEKAHKSLKYSAVF; encoded by the coding sequence ATGTTTTCTCCCACCCAGAATTTAAAAATTCATATAGCACTTGGAAGCACTGATATGCGCAAGGCCATTGATGGACTATCCATACTTGTGAGCGAAAAGTTAAATTTGGATCCATTTTCAGGACACATGTTTGTATTCTGTAATCGGAAACGGAATATATTGAAAATCCTGTATTGGGATCGCAATGGATTCTGTCTTTGGCACAAGCGCTTGGAAAAGGATTATTTTCAATGGCCCAAGTCAAAAGAGGAGATTTTGACCATCGGAGCAAAAGAGCTTTCCTGGCTGATTGACGGACTTTCCATTCGTCAGGAAAAAGCGCATAAATCATTAAAATATTCGGCTGTTTTTTGA
- a CDS encoding cytochrome c peroxidase, producing the protein MQARYLIGELPEKMPGSINDTPAKVALGEKLYFEEAISINRTQSCNDCHPINNKGAGADNRKTGLGALGKNGTRNDPSTLNAGFQIAQFWDGRSPDLADQAKGPVLNPVEMGMPTPEKVVKRLKAAGYLNEFGIAFPGQEDPLTYDNFSEAVAAFERTLISRGRVDRFIAGEADALTQREKEGMRIFMDVGCIQCHSGPVIGGAMFQKVGIFDKYPNDADKGRYDVTKIENDLYVFKVPMLRNTTLTAPYFHDGGVETIAEAVDLMGNLQLNRQLTKKENDRLIRFLTTLADETITRADLPKAAETIKGPAAPDLTAIADDEQGELVKYGYALVTDTFRMLGRNTGDTGKYYVGNNLSCTNCHQEEGAKTYGLSWVGVSKAYPKYRGREDKVQGLKKRVNGCFQRSMNGNPLPEESREMNAIIAYLDWLSASTPKEKAVLGNSPFSPPARMADRETGAMRYEVFCQSCHGSNGAGFVATDSSGTDAGSYITPAVWGDGMSYNNGAGANRLLTLAPFLQSNMPLGTEWNHTVLSSEDAYDVAAYVNSMPRPQMANLEKDYPDLSKKPVDCPYPPYPDGFSQEQHKYGPFQPIMAARAKDK; encoded by the coding sequence ATGCAGGCAAGATATCTTATCGGTGAATTACCCGAAAAGATGCCCGGCAGTATAAACGATACCCCGGCAAAGGTGGCGTTGGGGGAAAAACTCTATTTTGAGGAGGCCATCTCCATAAACAGGACCCAGTCCTGTAACGATTGCCATCCCATTAATAATAAGGGCGCCGGGGCCGATAACCGAAAGACCGGTTTGGGCGCGTTGGGAAAAAACGGGACGCGGAACGATCCGTCGACATTGAATGCCGGATTTCAGATTGCCCAATTTTGGGATGGCCGGTCACCGGATCTGGCCGATCAAGCCAAAGGTCCGGTACTCAATCCCGTTGAAATGGGAATGCCGACCCCGGAGAAGGTTGTCAAACGTTTGAAAGCGGCCGGGTACTTGAACGAATTCGGCATTGCGTTTCCCGGCCAGGAAGATCCGTTGACCTACGACAATTTCAGTGAAGCCGTCGCCGCCTTCGAGCGGACGCTGATTTCTCGCGGCCGAGTCGACCGGTTTATTGCGGGGGAAGCGGATGCGCTGACTCAGCGGGAGAAAGAAGGTATGCGGATATTCATGGATGTGGGCTGCATTCAGTGCCATAGCGGCCCGGTAATCGGTGGTGCCATGTTCCAGAAAGTTGGTATTTTCGATAAATATCCGAATGATGCGGACAAAGGCCGCTACGATGTGACCAAAATTGAAAACGATCTTTATGTATTTAAGGTGCCTATGCTCAGAAATACCACGCTTACCGCGCCTTACTTTCATGATGGAGGGGTTGAGACCATTGCCGAGGCGGTGGATTTGATGGGTAACCTTCAATTGAACCGGCAACTTACCAAAAAGGAAAACGATCGTTTGATTCGTTTTTTGACCACACTGGCCGATGAAACAATCACCCGGGCCGACCTGCCCAAAGCCGCCGAAACGATCAAAGGACCGGCTGCGCCGGATCTGACGGCCATTGCCGATGATGAACAGGGAGAACTGGTAAAATATGGCTATGCCCTGGTGACCGACACCTTTCGTATGCTCGGCCGCAATACAGGTGATACCGGCAAGTATTACGTTGGTAACAACCTGTCTTGCACAAATTGCCATCAGGAAGAAGGCGCCAAAACCTACGGTTTGTCATGGGTCGGCGTGTCCAAGGCCTATCCAAAGTACCGCGGCCGGGAGGACAAAGTGCAGGGACTAAAAAAGCGGGTTAATGGTTGCTTTCAGCGCAGCATGAACGGAAATCCATTGCCTGAGGAGAGCCGGGAGATGAACGCCATCATTGCTTATCTGGACTGGCTTTCTGCCAGTACGCCCAAGGAAAAAGCGGTGTTGGGAAACTCACCGTTCAGTCCCCCTGCCCGTATGGCCGATCGGGAGACAGGGGCCATGCGTTATGAAGTGTTTTGTCAGTCATGCCATGGCAGCAACGGCGCCGGTTTTGTGGCGACCGACAGCTCTGGAACAGATGCCGGATCCTATATTACACCCGCTGTATGGGGTGATGGGATGAGTTACAACAATGGTGCCGGGGCCAACCGCCTTTTGACACTTGCGCCTTTCCTGCAATCTAATATGCCGCTGGGTACGGAATGGAATCATACGGTGCTCTCCAGTGAGGACGCTTATGATGTTGCGGCATACGTTAATTCAATGCCCCGTCCCCAGATGGCGAACCTGGAAAAAGACTATCCCGACCTGAGTAAAAAACCTGTGGATTGTCCCTATCCACCGTATCCGGATGGGTTTTCCCAGGAACAACATAAATACGGCCCGTTTCAACCGATCATGGCTGCTAGGGCAAAAGATAAATAG
- a CDS encoding chemotaxis protein CheB, producing MPENVPKKSSGATSANQEKQSQKIPVVGIGASAGGLEAFKAFFGKMPADTGLAFVLVPHLDPGHKSLMVEIIARHTDMPVVQVQDRMQIKPNHIYIVSPNRNLRIEGGDLVPSKIVRDCGINLPVDIFFRSMALVQKERAIGIILSGTMRDGTMGLKAIKEYGGIVIAQSPETAQHDGMPQSAIDTGMVDFVLPIEKMPQTIVRFITHPYIHEETKPPDKFQLDQVLSVIQSRFKHDFRQYKRNTLVRRTERRMGLRQIEEMGEYLTILKEDHDEAEALLKDYLIGVTGFFREPDVWEKVRTEVLPPMIKGTAQDAPLRIWVPACSTGEEAYTIALLFHDAFEKLNRHFNAQIFATDIDGEAITIARKGVYPEAIAANVPHEFLKKYFSFDDEAYRISRRIRESVVFAEQNLICDPPFSGLNIISCRNLLIYLNPDVQKKVIDLFHFSLLENGCLILGSSETIGFQNDLFETISKEERLYRRLGQRNDRAQIPILSYAERHHRGFSGARINYPRQSIPKLMQSRLLQRFAPAAVLIDSNYEIVNLHGPTSQYLNLPQGEPVMDLTAMVKDGLRLKLRSAIHKAIKQNKTITVSDVRVKRDQKFYPVSLEVSPVKEKGMPVPLYLVTFQECPTQEPEIDRSSESDMAEESIVKHLEAELTETREDLQNTIEELETSNEELKASNEEMMSMNEELQSSNEELETSKEELQSMNEELNTVNTELREKVRELERTNNDMVNLMNSTQVATLFLDVNLSIRRFTPAAKNLFNLIPSDVGRPIAHLSMRFSDDDLNQDVKEVLDTLIPRKKEVKTDEGTWYARNILPFRTQDNRVDGLVLTFNDVTNLKTKEDLILKSEQQLKEKSQLLSAVLDHTYMMAVYLDPQFNFIWVNQAYARTCGQAPGFFPGKNHFDLYPHAENQEIFQRVADTGEPFSVEAKAFEFPDQPERGTTYWDWSLVPTKDADGSVTGLVFTLIEITDRKRAELALEKERELFKAIVDRIPVMLTRYDDDTNMIFLNAEFERVVGWKTGEVQDIDMMEKVYPDPEYRQKANAYMQKTSSEWRSFRLQSKSGDFVDSEWSNIRLEDGTRVGIGIDITERLRVEKDLCESESQFRQFFENLTIGVAVFEAVDNGENFIFYDMNPAGQKLSKVSIDDIRGKTLTEIFPTVSSMGLDKALYETWKTGKPSHIPFEKYEDERITQWVENRIFRLPSGNVVAVYDDRTEMKKLEEKLLRAQRLESIGRLAGGIAHDFNNMLTIILGNAELLHEDVPANDSILSSLQEIQKAAERSRDLTKQLLAFARKQPIAPKSCDLNLTIEDMLGMLERLIGEDLELIWRPKKELWPVKIDSSQIDQILTNLCVNARDAIDGIGKITIETDNVMFDEQTCRIHEECLPGEFVMVSVSDTGCGMAEEVIENLFDPFFTTKAFGQGTGLGLSTVYGIVKQNNGFIDVSSKLKSGTTFKLYFPKKAIESKQENATPDEQAATGGTETILLVEDEEAILQMAKKMLERLGYTVMAASGPLEAVRIAESYSDDIQLLMTDVIMPEMNGKDLAEKLLGRYPNMKCLFMSGYTDDVIADHGILAEKTAFINKPFSSTELARTVSQIFSRTDLG from the coding sequence ATGCCTGAAAATGTTCCTAAAAAGTCCTCCGGTGCAACATCCGCAAACCAGGAAAAACAATCCCAGAAAATCCCTGTGGTGGGTATCGGTGCCTCAGCTGGCGGCCTGGAAGCATTCAAGGCTTTTTTCGGCAAGATGCCGGCCGATACAGGCCTGGCTTTTGTCCTGGTCCCCCATCTAGATCCGGGGCATAAGAGCCTGATGGTCGAAATCATCGCCCGTCATACTGACATGCCGGTCGTCCAGGTGCAAGACAGGATGCAGATTAAACCGAATCACATCTATATTGTTTCTCCCAACCGAAATCTCCGCATTGAGGGCGGGGATCTGGTTCCGAGCAAAATTGTCAGAGACTGCGGCATCAATCTGCCCGTGGATATCTTTTTTAGATCCATGGCGTTGGTCCAGAAAGAACGGGCCATCGGGATCATTCTGTCCGGGACCATGCGGGACGGGACCATGGGGCTCAAGGCGATCAAGGAGTACGGCGGAATTGTCATCGCCCAGTCTCCGGAGACCGCCCAGCACGACGGGATGCCCCAGAGCGCAATTGATACGGGAATGGTGGACTTTGTGCTGCCCATAGAGAAGATGCCCCAGACCATTGTTCGATTTATCACCCATCCATACATACACGAAGAGACAAAGCCGCCGGATAAATTCCAACTGGACCAGGTCCTGTCTGTGATTCAGAGTCGGTTTAAGCACGATTTCAGGCAATATAAACGCAATACCCTGGTCCGCAGGACAGAACGCAGGATGGGGCTGCGCCAGATCGAAGAGATGGGCGAGTATTTAACAATCCTGAAGGAAGATCACGACGAAGCAGAGGCCCTTTTAAAAGATTATCTGATCGGTGTGACCGGCTTTTTCCGGGAGCCCGATGTTTGGGAGAAAGTCAGGACCGAAGTTCTTCCTCCCATGATCAAAGGCACGGCCCAGGACGCCCCACTGCGGATCTGGGTTCCCGCTTGTTCCACCGGCGAGGAAGCCTATACCATCGCTTTGCTGTTTCATGACGCCTTTGAGAAATTGAACAGGCACTTCAATGCCCAGATATTTGCAACCGACATTGACGGGGAAGCCATCACCATCGCCAGAAAAGGGGTTTACCCGGAAGCCATTGCGGCAAACGTACCTCATGAATTCCTCAAAAAATATTTCAGTTTTGACGACGAAGCGTACCGTATCTCAAGGCGTATACGAGAATCGGTGGTCTTTGCCGAACAGAATTTAATCTGTGACCCGCCTTTTTCCGGGCTCAACATAATCAGTTGCCGGAATCTGCTTATCTATCTGAACCCGGATGTACAGAAAAAAGTTATTGATCTGTTTCATTTTTCACTTCTGGAAAACGGCTGCCTTATACTCGGCAGTTCCGAAACCATTGGGTTCCAGAATGATTTATTTGAAACGATTTCCAAAGAAGAAAGGCTCTATCGCCGGCTCGGACAGCGCAACGACCGGGCACAAATTCCGATCCTGAGTTACGCCGAAAGGCATCATAGAGGATTTTCCGGCGCACGGATAAACTATCCCAGGCAAAGTATTCCCAAACTCATGCAGTCCCGGCTTTTGCAGCGGTTTGCTCCCGCCGCGGTTCTGATAGACAGCAATTATGAGATCGTCAACCTGCACGGGCCCACCTCTCAGTATCTCAACCTTCCCCAGGGCGAGCCGGTGATGGATTTAACGGCAATGGTTAAAGATGGATTACGCCTGAAACTACGTTCGGCCATTCATAAGGCCATAAAACAAAATAAGACCATAACGGTATCGGATGTTCGTGTCAAAAGAGACCAGAAATTTTATCCGGTCTCCTTGGAAGTCAGTCCCGTAAAAGAAAAAGGCATGCCGGTTCCGCTTTATCTGGTTACCTTCCAGGAATGTCCGACGCAAGAACCTGAAATTGACAGAAGTTCCGAGTCAGATATGGCCGAAGAAAGCATTGTCAAGCATCTGGAAGCTGAACTTACTGAAACACGGGAGGACCTGCAAAATACCATCGAAGAGCTGGAAACCTCCAATGAAGAGCTCAAAGCCTCCAACGAGGAGATGATGTCCATGAACGAGGAACTTCAGTCTTCCAACGAAGAACTGGAAACCTCCAAAGAAGAACTGCAGTCCATGAACGAAGAACTGAACACGGTGAATACCGAGTTGAGGGAGAAGGTCCGGGAACTTGAGCGGACCAATAATGATATGGTCAACCTGATGAACAGCACCCAGGTTGCCACGTTGTTTCTTGATGTTAACCTGTCCATCAGACGATTCACACCTGCGGCAAAAAATCTTTTTAATTTGATACCGTCCGATGTTGGGCGACCCATTGCACATTTATCCATGCGGTTCAGCGATGATGATTTAAACCAGGATGTAAAAGAGGTTCTGGATACACTCATACCCCGGAAAAAAGAGGTCAAAACCGATGAGGGCACCTGGTATGCCCGCAACATCCTGCCTTTCAGAACCCAGGATAATCGGGTGGACGGTCTGGTTTTGACATTCAACGATGTCACCAATCTCAAAACCAAAGAAGACCTTATTCTCAAAAGTGAGCAGCAGCTCAAAGAAAAGAGCCAGCTTTTGTCGGCTGTTCTTGATCATACATATATGATGGCGGTCTATCTTGATCCTCAGTTTAATTTCATATGGGTCAACCAGGCCTATGCCCGGACCTGTGGGCAGGCACCTGGATTTTTCCCCGGTAAAAACCACTTTGATCTTTATCCCCATGCTGAGAATCAGGAAATCTTTCAAAGGGTTGCGGACACAGGAGAACCTTTTTCTGTTGAGGCCAAAGCCTTCGAATTTCCAGACCAGCCCGAGCGCGGCACCACCTACTGGGATTGGAGCTTGGTACCGACAAAGGATGCTGACGGCAGTGTTACCGGACTGGTGTTCACTTTGATTGAGATCACGGACCGCAAACGTGCGGAATTGGCCCTGGAAAAAGAGCGGGAACTGTTCAAGGCCATTGTTGATCGAATCCCTGTCATGCTGACCCGGTATGACGATGACACCAACATGATTTTTTTGAACGCTGAATTTGAACGGGTGGTTGGATGGAAGACGGGAGAAGTTCAGGATATTGATATGATGGAGAAAGTCTACCCGGATCCGGAATATCGGCAAAAAGCCAATGCGTATATGCAAAAAACCTCTTCTGAATGGAGGTCGTTTCGTCTTCAGTCCAAATCCGGAGACTTCGTTGATTCGGAATGGTCGAATATCAGGTTAGAGGACGGAACCCGTGTCGGTATCGGAATTGATATAACCGAGCGGTTAAGGGTAGAAAAAGACCTGTGTGAAAGTGAATCCCAGTTCCGGCAGTTTTTCGAGAATCTGACCATCGGGGTGGCCGTATTTGAAGCCGTGGATAACGGAGAAAATTTTATTTTTTATGATATGAACCCTGCCGGACAAAAGCTGAGCAAGGTTTCCATCGATGACATCCGTGGCAAAACGCTGACAGAGATTTTCCCCACTGTCTCTTCAATGGGATTGGACAAGGCGCTATATGAAACCTGGAAAACCGGAAAGCCAAGCCACATTCCCTTTGAGAAATATGAAGACGAGCGGATCACACAATGGGTTGAAAATCGAATTTTTCGGCTGCCGTCAGGTAACGTAGTTGCTGTGTACGATGACAGAACCGAGATGAAGAAGCTGGAGGAAAAGCTGCTCCGGGCCCAGCGGCTGGAATCCATCGGGCGGCTTGCCGGCGGCATTGCCCACGATTTTAACAATATGCTCACCATCATCCTGGGCAATGCCGAGCTGCTGCATGAAGATGTGCCTGCCAACGATTCCATACTGTCAAGCCTCCAGGAAATTCAAAAGGCTGCCGAGCGTTCAAGAGACCTGACAAAACAATTGCTGGCTTTTGCCCGGAAACAGCCCATTGCCCCGAAATCGTGTGATCTAAATCTGACCATTGAAGACATGCTGGGTATGCTGGAGCGGTTGATCGGCGAAGATCTTGAATTGATCTGGCGGCCTAAAAAGGAATTATGGCCGGTCAAGATTGATTCCTCCCAGATCGACCAGATTCTTACCAATCTGTGTGTAAATGCCCGGGACGCCATTGACGGCATTGGAAAAATTACCATTGAAACCGACAATGTAATGTTTGATGAACAGACTTGCCGCATTCATGAAGAGTGTCTTCCCGGTGAATTCGTTATGGTTTCAGTCAGTGACACTGGTTGCGGTATGGCTGAAGAGGTCATAGAAAATTTGTTTGATCCCTTTTTTACCACTAAAGCATTTGGGCAGGGCACCGGGCTTGGGTTGTCCACTGTATATGGGATTGTTAAACAGAACAACGGTTTTATAGATGTTTCCAGTAAATTAAAATCCGGAACCACATTTAAGCTGTATTTTCCCAAAAAAGCGATTGAATCGAAACAAGAGAATGCGACACCAGATGAACAAGCGGCCACGGGCGGTACGGAAACCATCCTTTTGGTGGAAGATGAAGAAGCAATTTTGCAAATGGCAAAAAAAATGCTTGAACGGCTTGGGTATACGGTGATGGCGGCTTCAGGCCCCTTGGAAGCCGTTCGTATTGCAGAATCATATTCAGACGATATTCAGCTGCTGATGACGGATGTAATCATGCCTGAAATGAACGGAAAGGATCTGGCTGAAAAGCTTTTGGGCAGATACCCGAATATGAAATGCCTGTTTATGTCCGGATACACAGACGATGTAATTGCAGACCATGGTATATTGGCCGAAAAAACTGCGTTTATCAATAAGCCGTTTTCAAGTACA
- a CDS encoding transposase, which translates to MSKPITGKNHVGERREKRPNGDIYVYERITAYNEKTRKTYTVSQKLKGKIKSGTQKIVPTRPKKRKGEGSIPGATRQHTGLTDILEWVGKASGIDDDVYASFSEGDAAKILSIARYWIGSGGNTLPRLESWQVMHPLPYHEGITEDVYGNLFKNVGRNEEGVQRYFSARAEHLGKSPVVAFDSTTISTYSENQSEARQGFNKAQDGLNTIKLLTLYSVKSGEPIAFSKQPGNVPDVISIENTLTQLKCLHLEKPLVVTDNGYYSQKNMMEFSLRNVKFLTLVDPNITWIRETVDALRPSIASMSSTCPFDPSICGATSCLTHQFSKVRQRSRNGTAAGEKETFSRRLYVHIYYSPDNEAKKELAFRKDLLDLKMLVEENTTEFTESAQRKIDKYLTSSRKGRGGQLKVGFNDEAIAEAKKYFGYFALVSNQAMDTFTALENYRLREKIEELFAVQKGRLDGARPRTWYPDNLRGRQFTQFVSLGYHCFLTKKIKEIQSRLREKESGKTQSLIKLEKKLENWIAQRSLSQILDWFDCIETTKVQTAMGNYRWSTESVARDRLFLKYLGVRPE; encoded by the coding sequence ATGTCTAAACCAATAACAGGGAAAAATCACGTTGGAGAGCGGCGTGAAAAGCGTCCGAATGGTGACATTTACGTCTATGAACGGATAACGGCCTACAACGAAAAGACCAGGAAGACATATACGGTCAGTCAAAAACTTAAAGGCAAAATCAAGTCGGGAACCCAAAAAATTGTGCCGACTCGTCCGAAAAAACGCAAAGGAGAAGGAAGCATTCCCGGTGCAACACGGCAGCATACCGGACTCACGGACATCTTAGAATGGGTTGGAAAGGCGTCTGGTATTGATGATGATGTATATGCTTCATTCAGTGAGGGCGATGCCGCAAAAATATTGTCTATCGCACGTTACTGGATCGGATCCGGCGGTAATACGCTGCCACGCCTTGAAAGTTGGCAAGTGATGCACCCACTTCCATATCATGAAGGAATCACGGAAGACGTGTATGGCAATCTGTTTAAAAATGTTGGACGAAATGAAGAAGGCGTTCAACGCTATTTTTCAGCTCGAGCTGAACACCTGGGGAAATCTCCTGTGGTAGCGTTTGATTCGACCACAATCTCGACCTATTCTGAAAATCAGTCGGAGGCAAGACAAGGGTTCAACAAAGCTCAAGACGGACTCAACACGATCAAGCTTTTAACCCTATATTCCGTGAAGTCTGGCGAACCAATAGCCTTCTCCAAACAACCAGGCAATGTTCCGGATGTTATCTCTATTGAAAACACTCTGACACAGCTTAAATGCCTCCATCTTGAAAAACCTCTGGTTGTTACTGATAACGGCTACTATAGCCAGAAAAACATGATGGAATTTTCCTTGCGCAATGTGAAATTTTTGACCCTGGTTGACCCCAACATTACCTGGATCCGTGAGACAGTTGATGCACTTCGCCCAAGTATAGCGAGTATGTCCAGCACCTGCCCGTTTGATCCGTCAATTTGTGGCGCAACTTCGTGCTTAACACACCAGTTCAGTAAAGTTCGCCAGCGGTCACGCAACGGCACAGCTGCCGGTGAAAAAGAGACATTCTCGCGCCGCCTGTATGTCCACATTTATTATTCCCCCGACAATGAAGCCAAGAAAGAACTCGCCTTTCGCAAGGATTTGCTTGACCTAAAGATGCTGGTGGAAGAGAACACAACAGAATTTACGGAATCAGCGCAAAGAAAAATAGACAAGTACCTGACAAGCTCCAGAAAGGGGCGTGGGGGACAGTTGAAGGTTGGGTTCAACGATGAGGCCATTGCCGAAGCAAAAAAATACTTTGGCTATTTCGCCCTTGTCAGCAATCAGGCTATGGACACATTTACAGCGCTTGAAAACTACCGGCTGCGTGAAAAAATTGAAGAACTTTTTGCCGTGCAAAAGGGGAGACTCGACGGCGCTCGGCCGCGCACATGGTATCCTGACAATTTGCGTGGGAGACAATTTACACAATTTGTCTCTCTGGGTTATCATTGTTTTTTGACAAAAAAAATAAAGGAAATACAATCCAGGCTGAGGGAAAAAGAATCCGGGAAAACCCAATCACTTATCAAGCTCGAAAAAAAGCTGGAAAACTGGATTGCACAACGTTCGCTTTCTCAGATTTTGGATTGGTTTGACTGTATCGAAACCACAAAGGTACAGACTGCCATGGGAAATTATCGATGGTCCACCGAATCAGTCGCCAGAGATAGGCTGTTTTTGAAGTATCTGGGGGTACGCCCCGAATAG
- a CDS encoding IS66 family transposase, with the protein MMVSFVSDFSDREHNYKAEIKILNEQIKSLRDQLFGKKTEKIHKDDGQLSLFDTFKPDTPILDEPEEISVPAHNRKKPGRRPLPENLPRVEVIHDLTEEEKICACGCMKSRCGKEESEQLEIIPAQMRVIRNIRYKYACKNCEGVDDDGPTVSIARMPEQMIPKSIATPGLLAHILTAKFADALPFYRQEKQFHRIGVDIHRSNMCNWAMKVAQACEILLEYMKGEILKGPVINIDETTVQVLKEPKRSKCYMWVFKGGTPDNPIILFQYHATRSGDVARNFLNGYQGIVQTDGYAGYDFLDHIVEIIHIACWAHARRKFMAVVKAAGNKTGNPTGTAGKALKYIRKLYKIEKEANELGLSAEGLYRKRQEQSLPILDEFKKWLDAQVERVPPKSLLGKAINYTLNQWHRLVLYTASGLVMPDNNVVENAIRPFVVGRKNWLFSCTPAGAVASACIYSLIETAKANGLEPYWYLRFLFENLPEAMTEDEFKALMPQNVDKHLLESNYTTLRQA; encoded by the coding sequence ATGATGGTTTCTTTTGTCAGTGATTTTTCAGATAGAGAGCACAATTATAAAGCCGAAATCAAAATTCTCAACGAACAGATTAAAAGCCTTCGGGACCAACTTTTTGGTAAAAAGACAGAAAAAATCCATAAGGATGACGGGCAACTATCCCTTTTCGATACTTTTAAGCCGGATACTCCCATATTGGACGAACCCGAAGAAATCAGCGTGCCTGCCCATAATCGAAAGAAGCCAGGGCGTAGGCCTTTGCCTGAAAATCTTCCACGGGTTGAAGTGATCCACGATCTGACCGAGGAAGAAAAAATATGTGCCTGTGGCTGCATGAAATCCCGTTGCGGCAAAGAAGAATCTGAACAGCTTGAAATTATTCCGGCACAAATGAGAGTAATCAGAAACATCCGCTATAAATACGCCTGTAAAAACTGCGAAGGTGTTGACGATGATGGACCAACAGTGTCCATCGCCAGAATGCCGGAACAAATGATTCCCAAGAGCATTGCAACCCCAGGACTTTTGGCCCATATCCTGACAGCCAAATTTGCAGATGCTTTACCCTTCTACCGACAGGAAAAACAGTTTCACCGAATTGGAGTAGACATTCACAGATCCAATATGTGCAATTGGGCTATGAAAGTGGCCCAGGCCTGTGAGATCCTGCTGGAATATATGAAGGGTGAAATTCTTAAAGGCCCAGTGATAAATATTGATGAAACAACAGTCCAAGTTCTCAAAGAACCGAAACGGTCAAAATGTTATATGTGGGTGTTCAAAGGAGGGACACCGGACAATCCCATTATTCTGTTCCAGTATCACGCAACTCGATCCGGGGATGTTGCCCGGAATTTTTTGAACGGTTATCAAGGTATTGTCCAGACGGATGGCTATGCCGGCTATGACTTTCTTGATCATATTGTGGAAATCATTCATATTGCGTGCTGGGCACACGCACGTCGAAAGTTCATGGCTGTGGTCAAAGCTGCAGGAAATAAAACTGGTAACCCAACGGGAACCGCTGGCAAAGCCCTGAAGTACATCCGCAAATTATACAAAATAGAGAAAGAGGCCAACGAACTTGGCTTGTCTGCTGAGGGACTTTACCGGAAAAGGCAGGAGCAATCCTTGCCCATCCTTGATGAATTTAAAAAATGGTTGGATGCTCAAGTTGAGAGGGTGCCGCCCAAAAGTCTTCTTGGTAAGGCCATTAACTACACCCTTAATCAATGGCATCGGTTGGTCCTGTATACGGCAAGTGGTCTGGTAATGCCGGATAATAATGTAGTCGAAAATGCCATAAGGCCCTTTGTGGTGGGTAGAAAAAATTGGTTGTTTTCGTGTACACCTGCGGGCGCCGTTGCCAGTGCCTGCATTTACAGCCTGATCGAAACAGCCAAGGCCAATGGACTTGAACCTTACTGGTACCTCAGGTTTCTCTTTGAGAATTTACCGGAAGCCATGACAGAAGATGAATTTAAAGCCTTGATGCCACAAAACGTGGATAAACATTTGCTGGAATCCAACTATACAACACTCCGCCAGGCTTAA
- a CDS encoding IS66 family insertion sequence element accessory protein TnpB: protein MSETEKKNQKLTQFWKYHIKQWSESGMSQNAYCRQNDLRPNQFTYWKMKFKSQALVPEFVQVPSTQINQALSLSGQKGLTLNTDNGFQIEIPDGFSQTTLAQVLQVLRRC from the coding sequence ATGTCAGAAACAGAGAAGAAAAACCAAAAACTAACCCAGTTCTGGAAGTACCACATTAAACAATGGTCTGAATCGGGTATGTCCCAAAATGCATATTGCAGGCAAAATGATTTAAGACCCAATCAATTTACATACTGGAAAATGAAATTCAAAAGCCAGGCACTTGTCCCAGAATTCGTTCAGGTCCCTTCAACGCAGATTAACCAGGCGCTAAGTCTTTCTGGACAAAAAGGCTTAACGTTGAATACAGATAACGGATTCCAGATCGAAATACCGGATGGATTTTCCCAAACAACCCTGGCCCAGGTGCTTCAAGTATTAAGGCGGTGCTGA